A genome region from Bacteroides stercoris ATCC 43183 includes the following:
- a CDS encoding HEAT repeat domain-containing protein — translation MIKKIIYLAFLLPLAGNAQTTVIKPLVKQPTAFAIITDNQTYANTKDAMHQYKTAVEDDGLATYLISGDWQNPDQVKQIIIKTYQECPSLEGLVLIGDVPVALVRNAQHMTTAFKMNEKAFPWDQSSVPTDRFYDDLNLKFEFIRQDSVNHQHFYYKLTEDSPQRLNPTFYSARIKYPEKKEGDKYAAIASYLKKAAAAKADKHNQLDRVFSFNGASYNSDCLIVWMDDEKAYMENFPLAFGRQMGFKHWNFRMKHPMKYKLFSELQRKDLDLFMFHEHGMPTGQLINDELACTDFNNRYKMLKSTLYNAVMSHVGKRDKDTLRIQMQEKRQVNEVFFKDLDNPKFWEADSLHYADERIVTEDLMKRNLSTNPKMIMFDACYNGSFHENDYIAGQYIFNDGQTLVAQGNTRNVLQDRWTIEMIGLLSHGVRAGQYNKLIVSLEGHLFGDPTFRFAPIEANTLSTDITIHKDDKAYWKNLLNSPYADVQSLAMRMLADADTQKELSPLLLKKYRESGFNTVRMEAIKLLSRYQDDNFIEALREGLNDTYEMVARQSAIYAGFVGDDSLLPAIVEALVEHNERLRVQMSANKALSLYPKEKVEKTIEDFYAKVDRLNENEEKKRLLRSLERMFVQEAKVHQTLMDVAAPEAKRISAIRNVRNYTFHFHVDDYLNVIRDAGNPQEVRVVMAEALGWFTNSVQRPHILEEIKKMQQTANLPEDLKAELEQTIKRLSL, via the coding sequence ATGATTAAAAAAATAATATATCTGGCATTTCTTTTGCCATTGGCAGGAAATGCACAAACAACAGTCATAAAGCCATTGGTCAAACAACCTACCGCTTTTGCTATCATAACAGATAACCAAACTTATGCAAATACCAAAGATGCCATGCATCAGTACAAAACTGCGGTTGAAGATGATGGTTTGGCAACTTATCTGATCAGCGGTGACTGGCAAAATCCAGATCAAGTCAAACAGATAATCATCAAAACATATCAAGAATGCCCTTCATTGGAAGGTCTGGTTTTAATCGGCGATGTGCCTGTCGCATTGGTACGTAATGCGCAACACATGACTACTGCATTCAAAATGAATGAGAAAGCCTTTCCTTGGGATCAGTCTTCCGTACCTACCGACCGCTTTTATGATGATCTGAACTTAAAGTTTGAGTTCATCAGGCAAGACTCAGTAAATCATCAGCATTTCTACTACAAATTGACAGAAGACAGTCCCCAGCGGCTAAATCCTACTTTCTATTCAGCTCGTATCAAGTATCCGGAAAAAAAGGAAGGGGATAAATATGCGGCCATTGCCTCATATCTGAAGAAAGCTGCTGCTGCCAAGGCAGATAAGCATAATCAATTAGATCGGGTATTCTCATTCAATGGTGCTTCTTACAATTCCGATTGCCTGATTGTATGGATGGATGACGAAAAAGCTTATATGGAGAACTTTCCATTAGCTTTTGGTCGTCAAATGGGATTCAAACATTGGAACTTCCGAATGAAACACCCTATGAAATATAAGTTATTCAGCGAATTGCAACGAAAGGACCTTGACTTATTTATGTTTCATGAACATGGAATGCCAACAGGGCAGCTTATTAATGATGAATTGGCATGCACTGATTTCAATAATCGTTATAAAATGTTGAAGAGTACACTTTATAATGCAGTCATGTCCCATGTTGGAAAACGTGACAAAGACACCTTACGTATTCAGATGCAGGAAAAACGACAAGTGAATGAGGTGTTTTTTAAAGACCTGGACAATCCTAAGTTCTGGGAAGCAGACTCTCTTCACTACGCTGATGAACGTATCGTAACGGAAGATTTAATGAAGAGAAATCTTTCCACTAATCCGAAGATGATAATGTTTGATGCGTGCTACAACGGTTCTTTTCACGAAAACGACTATATAGCAGGACAATATATCTTTAATGACGGTCAGACATTAGTAGCACAAGGAAATACCCGTAACGTATTGCAAGACCGCTGGACTATTGAAATGATTGGTTTGTTGTCCCATGGTGTACGAGCCGGGCAATACAATAAGCTAATCGTATCACTTGAAGGTCATTTGTTTGGTGATCCCACTTTCCGTTTTGCTCCTATCGAAGCCAATACTTTAAGTACCGATATAACAATACACAAAGATGACAAAGCCTATTGGAAGAATTTGTTAAACAGCCCATACGCTGATGTACAAAGTTTGGCCATGCGTATGCTGGCTGACGCCGATACCCAAAAGGAATTATCTCCGTTGCTCCTGAAGAAGTACCGGGAAAGTGGCTTCAATACGGTTCGTATGGAAGCTATCAAGTTGTTGAGCCGTTATCAGGACGACAACTTCATCGAAGCATTACGCGAAGGTTTGAACGATACTTATGAAATGGTAGCTCGCCAAAGTGCCATTTATGCTGGATTTGTAGGTGACGATTCCTTATTGCCCGCTATTGTGGAAGCATTGGTCGAACATAATGAACGCTTACGCGTACAAATGAGTGCCAACAAGGCTTTAAGCCTTTATCCGAAAGAGAAAGTAGAAAAGACAATAGAAGACTTTTATGCAAAAGTTGACCGTTTGAATGAAAACGAAGAGAAAAAACGATTACTAAGAAGCCTGGAAAGAATGTTTGTACAAGAGGCAAAAGTCCATCAGACCTTGATGGATGTAGCTGCACCGGAAGCAAAACGTATCAGTGCAATCCGCAATGTGCGTAACTATACATTCCATTTCCACGTGGATGATTATTTGAATGTAATTCGTGATGCCGGTAATCCACAGGAAGTACGTGTAGTAATGGCCGAAGCATTAGGTTGGTTTACTAATTCTGTACAACGGCCACACATTCTTGAAGAAATAAAGAAGATGCAACAAACAGCCAATCTTCCGGAAGATTTAAAAGCAGAGCTTGAACAGACAATCAAAAGATTAAGTTTATAA
- a CDS encoding HEAT repeat domain-containing protein, translating into MRKLITGSLMLCSILSLRAQTFVKPAVKVKDTSFAVITDKGTFQACEAELKAYQEILGMEGLPTFIVYNEWNKPEDVKKVIVKLYKKDKLEGVVFVGDIPIPMLRKAQHMTSAFKMDEKNNDWRDSSVPSDRFYDDFDLQFDFLKQDSVENNFFYYNLAIKSPQQIRCDIYSARVKAVDNGEEPHAQISRYFKKVVAEHQINNKLDQFFSYTGDGSYSNSLTAWTPETFTIREQMPGVFDKEGRARFIRYNFSDYPKDDVINMLKRTDLDLSIFHEHGMPERQYLSGSPATNRWNAHVDAMKYYYRGLARRKQNNKKSFDEMLDMMKNTYGLDTTWIAGYDDPKVIAEDSLLDLRTGIILSEVTEFKPNSRMVIFDACYNGDFREKDYIAGRYIMSEGKCVTTFANSVNVLQDKMANEMLGLLGMGARVGQWAKLTNILESHITGDPTLRFQSINEVDANALFKEPYSESRMLELLQSPYADIQNFALHNLYRNDYPGISDLLRKTFETSSFMMVRFTCLALLEKISDKNFREVLHLAITDSYEFIRRTSVRMMQHVGLNEYVYPQIKAYVEDNLSERVAFNVSLGLQVFDQAAVQAAIDKVMAETYVLQDKEEMRKVLENANNSRSMQKELLSKETSERWRILYCNSLKNHMAHACVDGLLALLTDSSESEKLKTCLLEAFAWFTHSYRKPDILRVCDQLRKDKSLSENLREEADRTYYRLKN; encoded by the coding sequence ATGCGTAAATTAATAACTGGAAGTTTGATGCTCTGCAGCATATTATCTCTGCGGGCACAGACATTTGTTAAACCGGCTGTGAAAGTAAAGGACACCTCTTTTGCTGTAATTACAGATAAAGGGACATTTCAGGCTTGTGAAGCCGAGCTTAAAGCCTATCAGGAGATTCTAGGAATGGAAGGGTTGCCTACGTTCATCGTATACAATGAATGGAATAAACCGGAAGATGTAAAGAAAGTTATTGTTAAGCTCTACAAAAAGGATAAATTGGAAGGAGTGGTATTTGTCGGTGATATCCCTATTCCAATGCTCCGCAAAGCCCAGCATATGACTTCCGCTTTTAAAATGGATGAGAAAAACAATGACTGGAGAGATTCTTCAGTGCCCAGCGACCGTTTCTACGATGATTTCGACCTACAATTCGATTTTTTGAAACAGGACAGTGTCGAAAATAATTTCTTCTATTATAATTTGGCTATAAAATCTCCACAGCAAATTCGGTGTGACATATATTCTGCACGTGTCAAAGCTGTTGATAACGGCGAAGAACCGCATGCGCAAATCAGCCGCTATTTTAAAAAAGTGGTGGCTGAGCACCAGATAAACAATAAATTAGACCAATTCTTCTCCTATACAGGTGATGGCTCTTACTCTAACTCATTGACTGCATGGACACCGGAAACCTTTACTATTCGCGAACAAATGCCGGGCGTATTCGATAAAGAGGGACGGGCCCGTTTCATCCGTTATAATTTCAGCGATTATCCCAAGGACGATGTCATTAATATGCTGAAACGCACAGATCTGGACTTGTCTATTTTTCATGAGCATGGTATGCCCGAACGTCAATATCTTTCCGGTAGTCCCGCTACTAATAGGTGGAATGCTCATGTAGATGCAATGAAGTACTATTATCGTGGTTTAGCGCGTAGAAAGCAAAACAACAAAAAGTCTTTCGACGAAATGCTGGATATGATGAAAAACACATACGGTTTGGACACTACTTGGATTGCAGGCTATGATGATCCCAAAGTAATTGCAGAAGATTCTTTACTAGACCTGCGCACCGGTATTATCCTGTCGGAAGTTACAGAGTTTAAGCCTAATAGCCGTATGGTAATTTTCGATGCATGCTATAATGGTGATTTCCGGGAAAAAGATTACATTGCCGGACGTTATATCATGTCGGAAGGAAAATGCGTAACTACTTTTGCCAATTCAGTCAATGTACTGCAAGATAAAATGGCAAACGAGATGCTCGGCCTGTTAGGTATGGGAGCACGAGTGGGGCAATGGGCTAAATTGACGAATATTCTCGAATCGCACATTACCGGTGACCCTACTCTACGTTTTCAATCTATCAATGAGGTAGATGCCAATGCTTTGTTCAAAGAACCATATAGCGAGTCCCGCATGTTGGAGTTATTACAGTCGCCCTATGCCGACATACAGAATTTTGCTTTGCACAACCTTTATCGCAATGACTATCCGGGTATTTCTGATTTATTAAGAAAAACTTTTGAAACTTCCTCGTTCATGATGGTACGTTTCACCTGCTTGGCATTGCTTGAGAAGATTAGTGACAAAAACTTCCGGGAAGTCTTACACTTGGCCATTACGGATTCCTATGAATTTATTCGTCGCACCTCTGTTCGTATGATGCAACATGTGGGACTGAACGAGTATGTTTATCCGCAAATCAAAGCCTATGTAGAAGACAACCTATCCGAGCGTGTGGCATTTAATGTGAGTTTGGGGCTTCAAGTCTTTGATCAGGCAGCCGTACAGGCGGCAATTGATAAAGTAATGGCTGAGACCTATGTGTTGCAAGACAAGGAGGAGATGCGTAAGGTTTTGGAGAATGCCAATAATAGTCGTAGCATGCAAAAAGAGTTATTAAGCAAAGAAACTTCCGAACGTTGGCGCATCCTTTATTGCAATTCTCTGAAAAATCATATGGCACATGCCTGTGTAGACGGCCTCTTGGCTTTACTTACCGACTCCAGTGAAAGTGAAAAGCTAAAAACCTGTTTATTGGAGGCTTTTGCTTGGTTCACTCATTCTTATCGGAAGCCTGACATCCTTCGGGTATGCGATCAACTGAGAAAAGATAAGAGCTTATCCGAGAACCTTCGTGAAGAAGCCGACCGTACATATTACAGACTTAAAAATTAA
- a CDS encoding DUF6850 family outer membrane beta-barrel protein encodes MKKQYMNYMKSCLLVMIACLVSMVGAAQGFSPAAMEQLKTRRLWSHSQNAAGMPFDDIQNYSNVILGYDLQDGNYCRPQEGQKEAIVGVSSEGFINLKNAYVWGAFNFAQKNLTDAGYNASIADPFRGMPYYVADQHLSKWRNQYYDLKFRAATPLLGNHWALGLEGNYVATLAAKQRDPRVNTRFYTLGLTPGITYKLNNSHKFGASFKYSSIKEDSRMSNVNSYVDQDYYILYGLGTAIKGIGSGVTSNYIGDRFGGALQYNFSMPSFNLLLEGSYDVKAETVQQSYTTPKKIAGVKDKTAHVSLTMIQEGKDYTNYMRTTYTNRNIDGIQYISQRDNSESQSGWVELYNNIRSTYKAQTASLNYALSRNRGNEYSWKAELNVNYTKQDDEYLMPNSVQNAENLSLGLGGKKNFVLGNSLNRRLLIDVHVAYNNNLGGEYVYGGSHADYPTVTELQQGLTNYYTCDYYRIGGSITYSQQVRENRRMNLFAKVVFDRINTSDYDYDGRTHLSISLGCNF; translated from the coding sequence ATGAAAAAACAATATATGAACTATATGAAAAGCTGCCTGCTGGTAATGATAGCCTGCCTTGTAAGTATGGTGGGAGCGGCACAGGGCTTCTCTCCCGCCGCTATGGAACAATTGAAAACAAGACGACTATGGTCTCATTCACAGAATGCTGCCGGTATGCCATTCGATGATATTCAGAATTATTCGAATGTTATATTGGGATATGACTTACAGGACGGAAACTATTGCCGTCCGCAAGAGGGGCAGAAAGAGGCTATCGTAGGTGTATCCAGTGAAGGCTTTATCAATCTGAAAAATGCATATGTGTGGGGAGCATTTAATTTTGCACAAAAAAATCTGACAGATGCCGGATATAACGCCTCCATTGCCGATCCATTCAGGGGAATGCCTTACTATGTCGCAGACCAGCACTTAAGCAAATGGAGAAATCAATATTACGATCTGAAGTTTCGTGCAGCTACTCCTTTACTTGGTAATCATTGGGCATTGGGGTTGGAAGGTAATTATGTAGCTACATTAGCTGCCAAACAGCGCGACCCGCGTGTGAATACCCGTTTTTATACGCTGGGACTGACGCCGGGGATTACTTACAAGTTGAATAATTCACACAAGTTTGGTGCAAGTTTCAAGTATAGTTCTATCAAGGAAGACTCAAGAATGAGTAATGTCAACTCTTATGTGGATCAGGACTATTATATATTATACGGTTTGGGAACAGCCATAAAAGGAATAGGCAGCGGTGTAACCAGCAATTATATTGGAGACCGTTTCGGTGGAGCTCTCCAGTACAACTTCAGTATGCCCTCTTTCAATTTACTGCTTGAGGGCAGTTACGATGTAAAAGCGGAAACTGTTCAGCAGAGCTATACGACTCCTAAAAAAATAGCCGGTGTAAAAGATAAAACTGCTCATGTTTCTTTAACGATGATTCAGGAAGGAAAGGACTATACCAATTATATGAGAACCACATATACAAATCGTAACATCGATGGTATTCAGTATATTTCTCAACGCGATAACTCTGAATCACAAAGTGGCTGGGTGGAATTATATAATAACATCCGTTCTACGTACAAGGCACAAACCGCTTCTCTTAATTATGCATTAAGCAGAAACCGCGGGAATGAATATAGTTGGAAAGCAGAATTGAATGTGAATTATACCAAGCAAGACGATGAATATTTAATGCCTAATTCTGTACAGAATGCAGAAAATTTATCTTTAGGCTTAGGTGGCAAAAAAAATTTTGTTTTAGGCAATAGTTTGAATCGCAGGCTTTTAATAGATGTTCATGTTGCGTATAACAATAATCTGGGAGGTGAATATGTATATGGTGGCAGCCATGCAGACTATCCAACTGTAACCGAATTACAACAAGGGCTGACTAATTATTATACCTGTGATTACTATCGTATTGGCGGGTCGATAACGTATTCGCAACAAGTCAGAGAAAACAGACGTATGAACTTATTTGCAAAAGTTGTATTCGATCGTATAAATACCTCTGACTATGATTATGATGGGCGTACTCATTTATCGATAAGTTTAGGATGTAATTTTTAA
- a CDS encoding DUF4876 domain-containing protein: protein MKKYLIYLFTLASTLLIGCDSFRDMSGTAEVNPITVDVYLDITVENISTLKDLTVKFDNYDEDLHYVKEVTDNSVKVDGIIPGIYSVTVSGTAIDTENNEYYINGNSVNAALFKHGSALNIEVQGLKVSPLIFKEIYYCGSRPEKGGVYFRDQFYEIYNNSADILYLDGIYFANLTPGTATTKLPIWPEADGNNYAYGERVWKFPGNGTEYPLAPGESCIISQFAANHQLDIYNPQSPIDGSSSEFEFNMNNPNFPDQAAYDMQHVFYQGKAEMGSIPQYLTSVFGGAYVIFRVPEGEAWDPVNDENMKTTDLSKPNSNVYYAKIPIKYVLDAVEAVNNESKMNAKRVPGVLDAGITWVGATYCGLGIARKLSTDEEGNPIIREETGTYIYQDTNNSTDDFERGVVPVMRRNGAKMPSWNHTL, encoded by the coding sequence ATGAAAAAATATTTAATATATTTGTTTACATTGGCAAGTACCCTTTTGATAGGATGCGATTCGTTCAGGGACATGTCTGGCACAGCAGAAGTGAATCCTATCACAGTGGATGTATATTTGGATATTACCGTTGAAAATATATCCACACTGAAAGATCTGACTGTAAAGTTCGACAATTACGATGAAGATTTACATTATGTAAAAGAAGTAACTGATAATAGTGTGAAAGTTGACGGAATTATCCCCGGAATTTATTCGGTAACAGTATCCGGTACAGCGATCGATACAGAAAACAATGAATACTACATCAATGGCAATTCTGTAAATGCGGCATTATTTAAGCATGGTAGCGCATTGAATATTGAAGTACAAGGGCTTAAAGTGAGCCCATTAATATTCAAGGAGATTTATTATTGCGGTAGCCGTCCGGAAAAAGGAGGAGTCTATTTCCGAGACCAGTTCTATGAGATATACAATAACTCTGCTGACATTTTGTATTTGGACGGTATTTATTTCGCAAATTTAACTCCGGGTACAGCTACCACTAAATTACCTATTTGGCCGGAAGCGGACGGTAATAATTATGCATATGGAGAACGTGTGTGGAAATTTCCAGGAAATGGAACCGAATATCCGTTAGCGCCAGGTGAATCTTGCATCATTTCTCAATTTGCCGCTAACCATCAGTTGGACATCTATAACCCTCAAAGTCCTATAGACGGCAGTAGTTCTGAGTTTGAGTTTAATATGAATAATCCAAACTTCCCTGACCAGGCAGCTTATGATATGCAACATGTTTTCTACCAAGGAAAAGCAGAGATGGGAAGTATACCACAATATTTGACATCCGTATTCGGAGGTGCTTATGTGATTTTTCGTGTTCCTGAAGGAGAAGCTTGGGATCCGGTCAACGATGAAAATATGAAGACAACAGATCTTAGCAAACCGAACAGCAATGTTTATTATGCAAAAATACCTATTAAATATGTATTGGATGCTGTTGAAGCAGTAAACAATGAGTCAAAGATGAATGCAAAACGTGTCCCCGGTGTACTTGATGCAGGTATTACTTGGGTAGGAGCTACTTATTGCGGTTTAGGTATTGCTCGCAAATTGTCCACAGACGAAGAAGGTAATCCTATTATTCGCGAAGAAACAGGTACATATATATATCAGGATACAAACAACAGTACGGATGACTTTGAACGTGGCGTTGTTCCTGTAATGCGTCGTAATGGAGCAAAAATGCCTTCATGGAATCACACATTGTAA